The DNA sequence GCGAACAAGGTCACGATACTGCGGATGATCTTCATCCCGGTGGTTGTCGTCGCCATGCTCGCACGCCTTCCCAACTGGGGGCCCTGGTGGGCAGCCGGACTCTTCACTCTGCTCGCGGCGACCGATGCCGTGGACGGATACATAGCCCGTTCGCGCAACGAAGTGACGAACTTCGGCAAGCTCATCGATCCTCTCGCGGACAAGCTTCTCATTACCGCAGCGCTCGTAGTGCTGGTCGAACTCGGGACCATCTCCTCGTGGATAGCGCTGATCATCATAAGTCGCGAGCTCATCGTCACCGGCCTGCGCATGGT is a window from the Actinomycetota bacterium genome containing:
- the pgsA gene encoding CDP-diacylglycerol--glycerol-3-phosphate 3-phosphatidyltransferase, with product MKNLGLANKVTILRMIFIPVVVVAMLARLPNWGPWWAAGLFTLLAATDAVDGYIARSRNEVTNFGKLIDPLADKLLITAALVVLVELGTISSWIALIIISRELIVTGLRMVAVAEGRVIAAGAYGKVKTVFQIIAVVAFILKDTEPIEALGSVYAIAADALAWSVMGIALVLTVVSMIDYLYHARDVIVGPWSARGSD